The DNA region GTGGAAACGGCGCTGATCTTCTTCCACATTTTCCCCCACCACTAAACCTTCCGGTAAGTGGCAGCCCCGGTCAATAATACAGCGACGTAAACGGCAAGAGCGGCCAACGTACACATCCGGTAGCAATACGGTGGAGTCAATGGTACAGAAGGAGTTAATCCGAACTCTTGGGAACAGCACTGAATTCACCAGAACCGAACCGGAAATAATACAACCAGCGCTAATCAGCGAGTTCATGGTCATGCCGTGACTGCCGGAACGGTCCTGTACGAACTTAGCCGGTGGTAGTGGCTCCATATAGGTACGGATTGGCCAGGTTTTGTTATACATGTCTAACTCAGGGGTAACCGATGCCAGATCGAGGTTAGCACTCCAGTAAGCGTCAATAGTTCCAACGTCACGCCAGTAAGGTTCAGCATTTACGTCAGACGTTACGCAGGAAAGATTAAATGGATGTGCCCATGCTACGCCCTGAGAAACGGCTTTAGGGATTAAATCTTTACCAAAGTCATGATGGGTTTCCATGTTCAGGCTCTCTTCTTCCAGCAGTTTGTAGAGATACTGAGCATTGAATACATAAACCCCCATACTGGCTAAAGACATATCCGGCTGATCGGGCATCGCCGGTGGATTCGCAGGTTTCTCCAGGAACTGAAGAATGCGTTCATCTTCTGCTATATCCATGACGCCAAATTCAGAAGCGGCTTCACGCGGTACGGCAATACAGGCCACGGTACACTGGCTGCCTTTTTCTACATGGTCCAGCAGCATGCGCGAGTAGTCCATCTTGTAAATATGGTCACCAGCCAGGATAACAATATATTCAGCCTTATAGCGGCGGATAATATCCAGGTTTTGATAAATAGCGTCAGCGGTGCCACGGTACCATTCTTCATGGTCTTCGCGTTGCTGAGCCGGTAGCAGGTCAACAAACTCATTCATCTCTTCATTCAGAAATGACCAGCCGCGTTGGATATGTTGTACCAATGAATGGGAATGATATTGGGTCAGAACGCCAATACGACGGATCCCTGAGTTCATGCAGTTCGACAAAGCAAAGTCGATAATGCGGAATTTTCCGCCAAAGTGTACTGCGGGTTTTGCTCGTTTGGAGGTTAAATCCTTCAGGCGTGACCCACGTCCTCCGGCAAGTATCAATGCCACAGACTGCTTAGGCAATTGTCTCGCTAGCATAAGTTGTTGATTGGTATTCTGCTTAACCTCTTTTCCTGCAGCCATCTTAAAATCCTATGTAATCAAATGAGTCAATAAATACCGATACCGGTATGGTTAAATTTATGAGTTTCTATTGCGTAACACGCTAATACTGCGAGGTGACGCAATACATTTGGTATCGCCCACACCAATATCAGCAACGGAGAACGGCGGGGCGATATGCCATTGTCCGGAAGGTAAATTCAGGGTTTGTAGTTGGTCGGTACGATTAATGACAACAAGCCATGCCCCGGACAGTAAAATCTGTAGCGGAGGTGGCTCAGCACGTTCCCATTCATCCGCTGACATGGGGTGTCCCTGTGCGTTAAGCCACATCACGTCTTGATTGCCGTTTGTTGATGTGGCTTTGCCTGTCCACCATGCTTCGGTAGTTAAGGCAGGGATCTGCTTACGCAGCGCTATCAGACCAGAGGTAAACGTCAGCAGCGTTTGATCGGCCTGAATCCAGTTAAGCCAGGTCAGGGGAGAGTCCTGACAGTAGGCATTGTTATTACCCTGCTGACTATTGCCCAGTTCATCACCGGCCAGCAGCATTGGTGTTCCCTGTGATAACAACAGGGTGGTTAGAAGTACACGAGCGCTGGCGTTACGGCGCTGTAATGTTGCTTCATCCGCCTCCAATCCTTCGATACCGTGGTTATAGCTGTAATTATTGCTGTTGCCATCACGGTTCTGTTCACCGTTTGCCTGATTATGTTTTTGATTAAAACTAACCAAATCTCGTAGGGTGAAACCATCGTGGGAAGTGATTTTATTAATCGATGCGTATGGCAAACGCTGATGGTGTTGAAAAACGTCGCTGGAGGCAGCATAGCGACGGGCAAAAAGCCCCAGCGCTGAAGGCTGCTGTAGCCAGAAACTGCGCATATTGTCGCGGAAGTGGTCGTTCCATTCGGCCAAAGGCGCGGGAAAATGACCCGACTGATAGCCGCCCTGACCAATATCCCAGGGTTCTGCAATCAGTTTGAGTTTTGACAGAATCGGATCGTGCTGTAATTGCGTCAATAGCGGCGATTCCGGGGAGAAATCGGGAGTTCTGCCCAATACAGAGGCTAAATCAAAACGGAAGCCATCAACATGGCATTCGGTAGCCCAGAAGCGCAGACAATCTAATACCCATTGCATGGCGGCTGGTTGTGTGAGCTTCAGGGTGTTACCGCACCCGGTCCAGTTATGATAGTCACCCTGTTCATCAAGCCAGTAATAGCTGGCATTATCAATGCCGCGCAGCGATAGCACCGGCCCGAGGAGGTCCAACTCTGCGGTGTGGTTAAACACCACGTCCAGAATGACTTCAATACCTGCCTGATGTAGCGCTTTCACCATATCGCGGAATTCTGACAGTGGCGTAGAGTCAGGGCGCTGAGACCAGTAACCCGGCTCTATGGCAAAAGGTGCCAGCACGTTATAGCCCCAGTAATTGGTTAAACCAAGCTGTTGCAGACGAGGTTCATCAACATGAAGTTGAACCGGCAGCAGTTCCAGTGCCGTAATTCCCAGCTTTTTTAGATATTGGATCATCACCGGATGAGCGATACCTGCGTAGGTTCCCCGCAAAATTGCCGGAATATCCGGATGGGTTTTGGTCAGGCCGCGAACGTGGGCTTCATAAATGATGGTTTCAGACCATGGTGTTTGCGGTAGTGCATCATTTTGCCAGTCATAACTTTCGCTGGTCACTATGCTTTTGGGCATAACGGAGGCACTGTCTGCGCTGTCGGGATGATCGTTAGCATCGCTCAGCAATGGGCTATCCATTACTGAGCCATCCAGTGCCTGAGAATAAGGGTCGATTAGCAGTTTGTGCGGATTGAAACGGAATCCTCGCTGAGGATCCCAAGGCCCATGCACCCGGTAGCCGTAACGTAATCCGGGCACTCCGGTTGGCAGATAGCCGTGCCAGATATCACCGGTTCGCGAAGGTAGCATCAGGCGCTGTTCTTCACCGTTCTGGTTAAACAGACACAGCTCAACGTTTTCAGCCTGTGCTGAATAGAGCGCAAAATTGACACCCTGACCATCAAAATGGCTGCCAAGAGGATACGGGCTACCTGCCGCTAAAGTGACCGTCATGCTATTAAGCCTCCCGTTGCAGATAAAGGGTAGAGAGCGGTGGCAATACCAGGCTTAACGAGTGCGCCCGATTGTGCGACGGTATCTCTTCACTATGAACACCACCAAGATTACCGGCATTACTGCCGCGATAATATTCAGAGTCGGTATTCAGAATTTCCTGATACTGCCCCGGCAGGTTAATGCCGACACGGTAGTTTTCCCGCAGTACCGGGGTGAAGTTACTGATGACAATCACTTCATTGCCCGATTCATCGCGACGTATAAAGGCAAAGACAGAATTCTGATGATCGTCGACCACTAACCATTCAAACCCATTTTCAGCATAGTCCAATTGAGACAGCGGAGCCTGCTGTTGATAGCAATGGTTAAGATCGCGGACCAGATTCTGTACTCCGTTATGCCAGCCGCCGTGAATAGGGTCTAACAGATGCCAGTCAAGGCTACCGTCGTGGTTCCATTCGCGGCCTTGAGCAAATTCGCCCCCCATAAACAGCAGTTTCTTGCCGGGATGGGCCCACATAAAGCCGTAGTAAGCGCGCAGGTTAGCGAATTGCTGCCAGGTATCACCTGGCATACGCCCAAGCAGTGAACGTTTGCCATGTACCACTTCGTCATGAGACAGAGGGAGAACAAAGTTTTCCGTATGGGCGTAATACATGCCAAAGGTCATTAAGTTGTGGTGATACTGGCGATATACCGGAT from Limnobaculum xujianqingii includes:
- the glgC gene encoding glucose-1-phosphate adenylyltransferase yields the protein MAAGKEVKQNTNQQLMLARQLPKQSVALILAGGRGSRLKDLTSKRAKPAVHFGGKFRIIDFALSNCMNSGIRRIGVLTQYHSHSLVQHIQRGWSFLNEEMNEFVDLLPAQQREDHEEWYRGTADAIYQNLDIIRRYKAEYIVILAGDHIYKMDYSRMLLDHVEKGSQCTVACIAVPREAASEFGVMDIAEDERILQFLEKPANPPAMPDQPDMSLASMGVYVFNAQYLYKLLEEESLNMETHHDFGKDLIPKAVSQGVAWAHPFNLSCVTSDVNAEPYWRDVGTIDAYWSANLDLASVTPELDMYNKTWPIRTYMEPLPPAKFVQDRSGSHGMTMNSLISAGCIISGSVLVNSVLFPRVRINSFCTIDSTVLLPDVYVGRSCRLRRCIIDRGCHLPEGLVVGENVEEDQRRFHRSEGGIVLITKEMLAKL
- the glgX gene encoding glycogen debranching protein GlgX, with translation MTVTLAAGSPYPLGSHFDGQGVNFALYSAQAENVELCLFNQNGEEQRLMLPSRTGDIWHGYLPTGVPGLRYGYRVHGPWDPQRGFRFNPHKLLIDPYSQALDGSVMDSPLLSDANDHPDSADSASVMPKSIVTSESYDWQNDALPQTPWSETIIYEAHVRGLTKTHPDIPAILRGTYAGIAHPVMIQYLKKLGITALELLPVQLHVDEPRLQQLGLTNYWGYNVLAPFAIEPGYWSQRPDSTPLSEFRDMVKALHQAGIEVILDVVFNHTAELDLLGPVLSLRGIDNASYYWLDEQGDYHNWTGCGNTLKLTQPAAMQWVLDCLRFWATECHVDGFRFDLASVLGRTPDFSPESPLLTQLQHDPILSKLKLIAEPWDIGQGGYQSGHFPAPLAEWNDHFRDNMRSFWLQQPSALGLFARRYAASSDVFQHHQRLPYASINKITSHDGFTLRDLVSFNQKHNQANGEQNRDGNSNNYSYNHGIEGLEADEATLQRRNASARVLLTTLLLSQGTPMLLAGDELGNSQQGNNNAYCQDSPLTWLNWIQADQTLLTFTSGLIALRKQIPALTTEAWWTGKATSTNGNQDVMWLNAQGHPMSADEWERAEPPPLQILLSGAWLVVINRTDQLQTLNLPSGQWHIAPPFSVADIGVGDTKCIASPRSISVLRNRNS